Proteins from one Thiohalospira halophila DSM 15071 genomic window:
- the nuoF gene encoding NADH-quinone oxidoreductase subunit NuoF, translating into MANEVCYRTLGEENPGSLETYRKLGGYEVLKKVLTEKMSPDDIIAELKASALRGRGGAGFPTGLKWSFMPRNAPGQKYIVCNSDEGEPGTFKDRDIMRYNPHQLLEGMAIAGYTLGANTGWNYMRGEFYEPYECMERAIAEAVEAGFLGENLFGSGFDFMVHNHRGYGAYICGEETALLESIEGKKGQPRFKPPFPASYGVFGRPTTINNTESLASIPMILKNGGEWFHNLGKPNNGGTKIFSVSGHVKRPGNYEVPMGTPFAELLEMAGGIRDGHQLKAVIPGGTSTPVVPADVIMDCDMDYDSLGKAGTMLGAGSVIVMDDSTCMVRALERISYFYYEESCGQCTPCREGTGWLYRVVSRIENGKGKQEDLDLLSDVSGRIAGHTICGLGDAAAMPVMSFVDHFRDEFQYHVDHKQCMVAAS; encoded by the coding sequence ATGGCCAACGAAGTCTGTTACCGGACCCTGGGCGAGGAGAATCCCGGGAGCCTGGAGACCTACCGCAAGCTCGGTGGTTACGAGGTCCTCAAGAAGGTCCTCACCGAGAAGATGTCGCCCGACGACATCATCGCCGAGCTCAAGGCCTCCGCCCTGCGTGGGCGGGGTGGCGCCGGGTTCCCCACGGGCCTGAAGTGGAGCTTCATGCCCCGTAATGCCCCGGGCCAGAAGTACATCGTCTGCAACTCCGACGAGGGCGAACCCGGGACCTTCAAGGACCGGGACATCATGCGCTACAACCCGCATCAGCTCCTGGAGGGGATGGCCATCGCCGGCTACACCCTCGGGGCGAATACGGGCTGGAACTACATGCGCGGGGAGTTCTACGAGCCCTACGAGTGCATGGAGCGCGCCATCGCCGAGGCCGTGGAGGCCGGTTTCCTGGGAGAGAACCTCTTCGGTAGCGGCTTCGACTTCATGGTTCACAACCATCGCGGGTACGGCGCCTATATCTGCGGCGAGGAGACGGCGCTGCTGGAGTCCATCGAGGGCAAGAAGGGGCAGCCGCGCTTCAAGCCGCCGTTCCCGGCGAGCTACGGTGTCTTCGGCCGGCCAACGACCATCAACAATACCGAGTCGCTGGCCTCCATCCCCATGATCCTGAAGAACGGCGGGGAGTGGTTCCACAATCTGGGGAAGCCCAACAACGGCGGGACCAAGATCTTCTCGGTCTCCGGCCACGTGAAGCGGCCCGGGAACTACGAGGTCCCCATGGGGACCCCCTTCGCCGAGCTGCTGGAGATGGCCGGGGGCATCCGGGACGGCCACCAGCTCAAGGCCGTGATCCCCGGCGGGACCTCGACACCGGTGGTCCCCGCCGACGTTATCATGGACTGCGACATGGACTACGACTCGCTGGGCAAGGCGGGGACCATGCTCGGGGCCGGCTCGGTTATCGTCATGGACGACTCCACCTGCATGGTGCGGGCGCTGGAGCGGATCTCCTACTTCTATTACGAGGAGTCCTGCGGTCAGTGCACGCCCTGCCGCGAGGGCACCGGCTGGCTCTATCGCGTGGTCAGCCGGATCGAGAACGGGAAGGGGAAGCAGGAGGACCTGGACCTGCTCTCCGACGTCTCCGGCCGCATCGCCGGCCACACCATCTGCGGTCTGGGTGACGCAGCCGCCATGCCGGTAATGAGCTTCGTCGACCACTTCCGGGACGAGTTCCAGTACCACGTGGACCACAAACAGTGCATGGTGGCCGCCTCCTGA
- the nuoE gene encoding NADH-quinone oxidoreductase subunit NuoE, with amino-acid sequence MSAESKLDLITQASREAMDHWIAKYPADWKQGALMACLEIAQEQNGGWLSEELVEAVAEYLGLEPIKAFEVATFYTMYDLQPVGRHKISLCTNISCMLCGSGGIAEHFKSRLGIDFGETTADGRFTLKEVECLGACSGAPMCLIDHDYYENLTPDRVDSILDSLD; translated from the coding sequence GGCCTCGCGGGAGGCCATGGACCACTGGATCGCCAAGTATCCGGCGGACTGGAAGCAGGGCGCCCTCATGGCGTGCCTGGAGATCGCCCAGGAGCAGAACGGCGGCTGGTTGAGCGAGGAGCTGGTGGAGGCCGTGGCCGAGTACCTCGGCCTGGAGCCCATCAAGGCCTTCGAGGTCGCCACCTTCTATACCATGTACGACCTGCAGCCGGTCGGGCGGCACAAGATCAGCCTGTGCACCAACATCTCCTGCATGCTCTGTGGCTCCGGCGGGATCGCCGAGCACTTCAAGAGCCGCCTGGGGATCGACTTCGGCGAGACCACCGCCGATGGCCGTTTCACCCTCAAGGAGGTGGAGTGCCTGGGCGCGTGCAGCGGGGCGCCCATGTGCCTCATCGACCATGACTACTACGAGAACCTCACCCCCGACAGGGTGGATTCGATCCTCGACAGCCTCGACTGA